A window from Festucalex cinctus isolate MCC-2025b chromosome 4, RoL_Fcin_1.0, whole genome shotgun sequence encodes these proteins:
- the dusp22a gene encoding dual specificity protein phosphatase 22-A: MGNGMNKVVDGLYLGNIRDAENRQSLSQNGITHILSVYNNARPVFEDKTYLCIHAADASSQNLLQHFKECIRFIHECRLSGGSCLVHCLAGVSRSTTMVVAYLMTVTHYSWEECLTAVKAVRSFVGPNCGFQEQLQEYQTTQVSEYRAWLKSSFQASPFKDQEQVGVLLIQYTEQQENQRQAGDQRWIRQDVDVCSLPPTPAHPDGSS, encoded by the exons ATGGGCAATGGAATGAATAAG GTTGTTGACGGCCTTTACCTTGGGAATATAAGAG ATGCAGAAAACCGACAAAGCCTGTCACAGAATGGCATCACCCACATCCTCTCTGTGTACAACAATGCCAGACCAGTATTTGAG GACAAGACCTACCTTTGTATTCACGCAGCCGATGCCTCCAGCCAGAATCT GTTGCAACATTTTAAAGAATGCATCCGCTTCATCCATGAATGTCGCCTGAGTGGCGGATCGTGTCTTGTTCACTG CCTTGCAGGTGTGTCACGCAGCACGACCATGGTGGTGGCCTACCTGATGACCGTCACCCACTACAGCTGGGAGGAGTGTCTCACCGCAGTCAAGGCCGTTCGCTCTTTTGTTGGCCCGAACTGCGGCTTCCAGGAGCAGCTGCAGGAGTACCAGACAACGCAAGTCTCAGAg TACCGAGCGTGGCTGAAGTCCAGTTTCCAAGCCAGTCCGTTCAAGGACCAGGAGCAGGTGGGCGTCCTCCTGATCCAGTACACGGAGCAACAGGAGAACCAGAGACAAGCTGGAGATCAGCGCTGGATCAGACAGGACGTGGACGTGTGCTCCCTTCCGCCCACCCCGGCCCATCCTGACGGCAGCAGCTGA
- the irf8 gene encoding interferon regulatory factor 8, giving the protein MSNSGGRRLKQWLIEQIQSGQYSGLMWEDGSRIMFRIPWKHAGKQDYNQEVDASIFKAWAVFKGKFKEGDKAEPATWKTRLRCALNKSPDFEEVTERSQLDISEPYKVYRIVPEDEQKHGRSSVMAVAAASSSGEMTDMDCSPTDVDVLIKEEESCRIQASPEYWPQTSVGAFPLHQDPLPSGTLSSGFSQMLIFFYYGGKLMDNTLVTHPEGCRLSPAQQHLGRGAPYSSDSMQSVFFPSAEAVEFERQRHVTNKLLGHLERGLLLRANQEGIFIKRLCQGRVFWSGLADVGSHYGPVPRKLERDAVVKIFDTGKFLHALQLYQDGQLPPPDPTVTLCFGEELHDLSAAENKLIIVQITMVKCQQLLEAVNLRRSQPYCTNMELYEDISAEQMANMYQDLQRAATACSYSGPPRSACYRDNMPITA; this is encoded by the exons ATGTCGAATTCTGGAGGTCGTAGACTGAAGCAGTGGCTGATTGAGCAGATCCAGAGTGGACAGTACTCCGGGCTCATGTGGGAGGACGGAAGCCGAATCATGTTCCGAATTCCATGGAAACACGCAGGGAAACAGGATTACAACCAAGAAGTAGACGCGTCCATTTTTAAG GCATGGGCCGTGTTTAAAGGCAAATTCAAGGAAGGCGACAAGGCAGAACCTGCGACTTGGAAGACCAGGTTGCGTTGCGCGCTCAATAAAAGTCCCGACTTTGAAGAGGTGACAGAAAGGTCTCAGCTGGACATCTCGGAGCCTTACAAAGTCTACCGGATCGTACCTGAGGACGAGCAGAAAC ATGGAAGAAGCTCCGTGATGGCGGTCGCTGCCGCCAGCAGCTCTGGCGAAATGACCGACATGGATTGCAGCCCGACCGACGTCGACGTGCTCATTAAAGAG GAGGAAAGCTGCAGGATCCAGGCCAGTCCCGAGTATTGGCCGCAGACGAGCGTCGGCG ccTTCCCGCTGCATCAGGACCCGTTGCCGAGCGGCACTCTCAGCTCAG GTTTCTCCCAAATGCTGATCTTTTTCTACTATGGGGGAAAGCTGATGGACAACACGCTGGTGACTCACCCGGAGGGCTGTCGCCTCTCCCCGGCCCAGCAGCACCTGGGACGCGGCGCCCCCTACAGCTCGGACAGCATGCAGAGCGTCTTCTTCCCCTCGGCGGAAGCCGTCGAGTTTGAACGGCAGCGCCACGTCACCAACAAGCTCCTGGGCCACCTGGAGCGGGGCCTGCTGCTGCGGGCCAATCAGGAGGGCATTTTCATCAAGCGCTTGTGCCAGGGCCGAGTCTTTTGGAGCGGACTGGCCGACGTGGGCTCGCATTACGGCCCCGTGCCTCGCAAGCTGGAGAGGGATGCGGTGGTGAAGATTTTCGACACTGGGAAGTTCCTTCACG CGCTGCAGCTGTACCAGGACGGTCAACTTCCACCTCCTGATCCGACTGTGACGTTGTGCTTTGGAGAAGAGCTTCATGATCTCAGCGCTGCCGAGAATAAGCTGATAATCGTGCAG ATCACGATGGTGAAATGCCAGCAGCTGCTGGAGGCGGTGAACTTGCGCCGCTCGCAGCCGTACTGCACCAACATGGAGCTGTACGAGGACATCTCAGCGGAGCAGATGGCCAACATGTATCAGGACTTGCAGCGTGCCGCCACAGCGTGCAGCTACAGCGGCCCCCCGAGGTCCGCCTGCTACAGGGACAACATGCCCATCACCGCGTGA